GCGACGGCGCCGATGATTATCGGGCCGGGGCCGGGCGGATGATGCGGCTGACCGGTGAACGCCTGGCCCTGCCCAAGGGGATCGCCCAGGTGCTGATGCAATTCCTGCCCCCAGGCGGTGCCCGCCAGTTGGTGGCCCGCATCTCTTATGACGGCGACGTTTGCTGCGGGTCGTGCGGCGGAGCGTGATTGTCGATGACAGATGCGCCTTGGCCCATGGCCTGGATGAGGGCACGTTGTTTCAGCAAGACCGGGTCGTCGGGGTGAATGTACAAGGCGTTGTCCATCACCCGCAGGGCCTCTTGCGTTTGCCCCATATGTCTCAAAACGGTTGCCAACGTCGACAAGGCGTAATGCAGGTCGGGCTGGATCGCGACCGCCTCGCGGGCGTATTTCAGGGCAAGGTCGAGTCGGTCAGCCGCCAGGGCGGCGGTGGCGGTGATAGCATGGTAACGGGCGACTTCGGGCCGCAATTCCGCCGCGCGGGCCGCCAGGGCCAGGGCTTGTTGCGGACGCTCGAGACGCAGGCAGGTTTGAGCCGAAAGGCTCAGGATATTGGGCATTTCGCC
This is a stretch of genomic DNA from Magnetospirillum gryphiswaldense MSR-1 v2. It encodes these proteins:
- a CDS encoding tetratricopeptide repeat protein; this encodes MGHAALLNERPDQALDWFERLCALNDSSEGWLHQGVALLRLGRMDQARKAFRHCLSRGEQPWAEYARQAEGGAAQDVQAHFPAMFLHSVYELAMDHFRREEFTQCLAMLSTFTTDNGEMPNILSLSAQTCLRLERPQQALALAARAAELRPEVARYHAITATAALAADRLDLALKYAREAVAIQPDLHYALSTLATVLRHMGQTQEALRVMDNALYIHPDDPVLLKQRALIQAMGQGASVIDNHAPPHDPQQTSPS